The following are encoded in a window of Deltaproteobacteria bacterium genomic DNA:
- a CDS encoding MmgE/PrpD family protein — translation MRKNLVRVYPSKEKLERKDQLAWKMAELATDKVAISSEVTEMVINRIIDNASVAIAAANRRPVASARAMALAHPWVGKQKGTGEGRAFGGATVFGMPNDQKFSCEWAAWANGTAVRELDYHDTFLAADYSHPGDNIPPILAVAQQLGQSGKDLLRGIVTGYEMHVNLVKGICLHKHKKDHIAHLCPASAAGVGAMLNLPTEVVYQAIQQAVHVSFSTRQSRKGEISSWKAYAPAHAGKLSIEAVDRCMRGEGAPSPIYEGEDSVIAYMLDGKDGKYEVPLPEMGEEKRAILETYTKEHSAEYQSQALIDLACRMRSKISNFDDIKEIIIHTSHHTHYVIGTGANDPQKMDPKASRETLDHSIMYIFAVALQDGSWHHVQSYSPERANRADTVKLWHKIRTVEDPKWTEAYHFQDPDKKRFGGRVEILFRNGTSVIDELGVANAHPAGAKPFKRADYIRKFDILTSEIITKEERNRFISLCENLTDLTLEQVQELNVQIPIEKLINNKRDTKGIF, via the coding sequence ATGAGAAAAAATTTAGTAAGAGTTTATCCCTCTAAAGAAAAGCTTGAAAGAAAAGATCAATTAGCCTGGAAAATGGCAGAACTAGCAACAGATAAGGTAGCTATCTCTTCAGAGGTTACAGAGATGGTGATTAACAGAATTATAGATAACGCCTCGGTGGCCATAGCGGCAGCAAACCGAAGACCTGTGGCCTCGGCAAGGGCTATGGCTTTGGCTCATCCCTGGGTCGGCAAGCAAAAGGGCACAGGGGAAGGCAGAGCTTTTGGTGGTGCCACTGTTTTTGGAATGCCCAACGACCAAAAATTTTCCTGTGAGTGGGCAGCCTGGGCCAACGGAACCGCGGTCAGAGAATTAGATTATCATGATACCTTTTTGGCTGCTGATTATTCTCATCCTGGGGACAATATCCCTCCCATTTTAGCTGTGGCTCAACAGTTGGGTCAGAGTGGCAAAGATTTACTTCGAGGGATTGTCACGGGTTATGAAATGCATGTTAATTTGGTAAAAGGCATTTGTCTTCATAAGCATAAAAAAGATCATATCGCTCATTTGTGCCCGGCCTCAGCAGCGGGTGTTGGAGCCATGCTGAATTTGCCCACAGAGGTCGTTTATCAGGCCATTCAGCAAGCCGTGCACGTTTCTTTTTCAACACGCCAATCTCGAAAGGGAGAGATTTCTTCATGGAAGGCCTATGCCCCGGCCCATGCAGGAAAATTATCCATTGAAGCGGTTGATCGTTGCATGAGAGGAGAAGGGGCTCCTTCACCCATTTATGAAGGGGAGGATTCAGTCATTGCCTACATGCTGGATGGCAAGGATGGAAAATATGAAGTCCCATTGCCTGAAATGGGAGAAGAGAAAAGAGCTATTTTGGAAACCTATACCAAGGAGCATTCAGCGGAATATCAATCCCAAGCTTTGATCGATTTAGCTTGCCGTATGAGAAGCAAAATATCGAATTTCGATGATATAAAAGAAATCATCATTCATACGTCCCATCATACCCATTATGTTATTGGGACTGGGGCCAATGATCCACAAAAAATGGATCCTAAAGCTTCTAGAGAAACCCTAGATCATTCTATCATGTATATTTTTGCAGTGGCTCTTCAGGATGGAAGCTGGCATCATGTTCAGTCCTACTCTCCAGAGCGTGCGAACAGAGCTGATACCGTTAAGTTATGGCATAAAATCAGAACCGTTGAAGATCCAAAATGGACCGAGGCTTACCATTTTCAAGATCCTGATAAAAAACGTTTTGGCGGTCGAGTCGAAATCCTTTTCCGCAATGGGACCTCAGTCATTGATGAATTGGGAGTTGCGAATGCTCATCCGGCCGGAGCTAAACCATTTAAGCGAGCTGATTATATTCGTAAATTTGATATTTTGACCTCTGAGATTATTACTAAGGAAGAGAGAAATCGATTTATCTCTCTTTGTGAAAATCTGACGGACCTGACGCTGGAACAAGTTCAAGAATTAAATGTTCAGATTCCCATAGAGAAATTGATAAATAATAAAAGAGACACGAAGGGAATTTTTTAA
- the prpB gene encoding methylisocitrate lyase, with product MLFPEITSSEKRKKFRQQLQTGNLLEFPGAFSPLTAMLIERKKFDGVYISGSVLSNDLGYPDIGLTTLSEVAYRGRQIARATSLPSLIDIDTGFGEPMNVTRTVQEMIEMGICAVHMEDQLNPKRCGHLDNKALVSREEMTKKIRAAVLGKKLDPDFLIMARTDAKASEGIDAAITRAKAYVDAGAEAIFPEALVDEKEFEKFRKAISVPLLANMTEFGKSKLLTKKQLTDLGFNIVIYPVSTLRLAMKAVERGLDSLRQEGNLEKVVPEMQTRKELYDLTRYEEYNQFDQGIFNFKI from the coding sequence ATGTTGTTTCCAGAAATAACATCTTCAGAGAAAAGAAAAAAATTTCGGCAGCAGCTTCAAACAGGAAATTTACTGGAGTTCCCGGGTGCATTTTCTCCTTTAACTGCCATGCTTATTGAAAGAAAAAAATTTGATGGAGTTTATATTTCGGGTTCTGTTTTATCTAATGACCTAGGTTATCCAGATATTGGGCTAACAACTCTTTCCGAAGTGGCCTATCGCGGTCGTCAAATTGCGAGGGCTACATCTCTTCCAAGTCTTATTGATATTGACACGGGTTTTGGTGAGCCGATGAATGTCACCCGAACGGTACAAGAAATGATTGAAATGGGAATCTGTGCTGTTCATATGGAAGATCAATTGAATCCAAAACGCTGTGGGCATTTAGATAATAAGGCCCTAGTTTCAAGGGAAGAAATGACAAAGAAAATCAGGGCCGCAGTGCTTGGGAAAAAGTTAGATCCTGATTTTTTAATTATGGCTCGAACCGATGCAAAAGCTTCGGAAGGAATCGATGCCGCAATCACTAGAGCCAAGGCCTATGTGGATGCTGGTGCAGAAGCTATTTTTCCTGAGGCCCTAGTTGATGAAAAAGAATTTGAAAAATTTAGGAAGGCCATTTCGGTGCCGTTGCTTGCAAATATGACTGAGTTTGGTAAGTCTAAATTATTAACGAAAAAACAACTAACTGATTTGGGTTTTAATATCGTGATTTATCCAGTTTCAACTTTAAGACTTGCTATGAAGGCTGTTGAAAGAGGGCTTGATTCTTTAAGACAAGAAGGTAATCTAGAGAAAGTAGTTCCAGAGATGCAAACAAGAAAAGAACTCTATGATTTGACTCGATATGAAGAATACAATCAGTTCGACCAAGGAATTTTTAATTTTAAAATATGA
- a CDS encoding bifunctional 2-methylcitrate synthase/citrate synthase, which translates to MSVQQDNYLNPDYIPEPEKVNTKKGLEGSVIDTSSVSKVNSDTNTLIYRGYPAQELAENCRFEEVAYLLYHGELPTAVSLANFEKLERSYREISKDNLNIVKILSKKCHPMDSIRTGVSLLGCEDERVWDSSPATNVDKAIQLLAKIPTMVAADYRFKNNLDFIPPSKDLSISENFFNMCFGKIPQKEIIKAFDVSLILYAEHSFNASTFTTRVVTSTESDLYSATVAGIGALKGPLHGGANEQVMHMMMEIGDPAKAESWLLEALAAKKKVMGFGHRVYKKGDSRVPTMKKYTQVMADVIGDQKWMKMYNSLEKVMIEKKKIYPNLDFPAGPAYYMMGFEIDFFTPIFVMARTVGWSAHIMEQAAHNRIIRPLSEYIGPEQRHVMPISERK; encoded by the coding sequence ATGTCAGTACAACAAGATAACTATTTAAATCCAGATTATATTCCAGAACCAGAAAAAGTAAATACCAAAAAAGGACTTGAGGGTTCTGTCATTGACACTTCGAGTGTATCCAAGGTGAATTCGGATACGAATACGTTGATTTATCGTGGTTACCCGGCTCAGGAATTGGCGGAAAACTGTCGCTTTGAAGAAGTGGCTTATTTATTATATCACGGAGAACTTCCAACAGCTGTTTCATTGGCAAACTTTGAAAAACTCGAAAGATCTTATCGTGAGATTTCAAAAGATAATTTAAATATTGTAAAAATTCTTTCTAAGAAATGTCATCCCATGGATTCCATTAGAACGGGAGTGAGCTTGCTAGGTTGTGAGGATGAAAGAGTTTGGGACTCCAGCCCCGCTACCAATGTGGATAAAGCGATTCAGTTGTTAGCCAAGATTCCTACCATGGTGGCTGCTGATTACCGGTTTAAAAATAATTTGGATTTTATCCCTCCAAGTAAAGATCTTTCTATCAGTGAAAACTTTTTTAATATGTGTTTTGGTAAAATTCCTCAGAAAGAAATTATCAAAGCTTTTGACGTTTCTTTGATTCTTTATGCAGAACATTCTTTCAATGCCTCTACCTTTACAACGAGGGTGGTCACCTCGACAGAGAGCGATCTCTATTCGGCAACGGTTGCCGGTATTGGTGCTTTGAAGGGCCCGCTTCATGGTGGAGCTAACGAGCAAGTGATGCACATGATGATGGAAATTGGCGATCCCGCAAAGGCAGAGTCGTGGTTATTAGAGGCTTTGGCGGCAAAGAAAAAAGTAATGGGTTTTGGTCATCGGGTGTATAAAAAAGGTGATTCTCGAGTTCCGACGATGAAGAAATACACTCAAGTGATGGCCGACGTGATTGGCGATCAAAAATGGATGAAAATGTATAATTCACTAGAGAAAGTGATGATTGAAAAGAAAAAAATATATCCAAATCTGGATTTTCCTGCGGGACCTGCCTATTACATGATGGGATTTGAAATAGATTTCTTCACACCCATTTTCGTTATGGCAAGAACTGTTGGATGGTCAGCTCATATCATGGAGCAAGCGGCACATAATCGAATTATAAGACCCTTGAGCGAATATATTGGCCCAGAACAAAGACATGTCATGCCTATTTCAGAACGAAAATAG
- a CDS encoding alkaline phosphatase family protein gives MNQMSRPKWVVVVLFSVILSACAGPLSKPSEESKAEKTSTAPTVAAQGNVSAKFLYKPPKSNDLIPRGLDFANAPSVIAFGSCAHQDFPQPIWEVISKTNPDLFLFMGDNVYASNPETKPISAQYEKLNQIKEFRSFREKIPFLATWDDHDYGLNNGGAENPEKEEAKKDFLNQWAYVRDSLKLNQGGIYYAKTLGGVRKKSPIVQVILLDTRWFRSPLKPAMEAQATGKNYLPNEDKGVTILGEEQWQWLERQLLKPANLRLVVSSIQFIPENQGFEKWANFPKEKERFISLLKRTHAKNLFILSGDRHQGSISKMDINGWGPLFEVTSSSLNRPKVYEESDPTYLGPLVKTENFGLALIDWQKKRIRFELRNLQGETLNKIETSIK, from the coding sequence ATGAATCAAATGAGTCGTCCCAAGTGGGTTGTTGTTGTTCTGTTTTCAGTTATTTTATCAGCTTGTGCAGGGCCTTTATCTAAGCCCTCTGAAGAATCAAAAGCAGAAAAGACATCAACAGCTCCAACGGTGGCGGCTCAAGGAAATGTTTCTGCAAAGTTTTTGTATAAGCCACCAAAATCTAATGATCTTATTCCTAGAGGTTTGGATTTTGCCAATGCCCCTTCAGTGATTGCTTTCGGTTCCTGTGCCCATCAGGATTTTCCCCAACCCATTTGGGAAGTTATTTCGAAAACCAATCCGGATTTATTTTTATTTATGGGAGATAATGTTTACGCTTCAAATCCTGAAACAAAGCCTATTTCAGCGCAATACGAGAAGTTGAATCAAATTAAAGAGTTTCGATCTTTTAGGGAAAAAATTCCTTTTTTGGCCACTTGGGATGATCATGATTATGGATTAAATAATGGAGGGGCCGAAAACCCCGAGAAGGAAGAAGCTAAAAAGGATTTTTTAAATCAGTGGGCCTATGTCAGAGATTCTCTTAAGTTGAATCAAGGTGGTATTTATTATGCCAAAACACTTGGTGGGGTTCGAAAGAAATCTCCGATCGTCCAAGTTATCTTGTTGGATACTCGGTGGTTCCGTTCGCCATTAAAGCCAGCCATGGAGGCTCAGGCAACGGGAAAAAATTATCTTCCCAACGAGGATAAAGGAGTCACCATTTTAGGGGAGGAGCAATGGCAATGGCTGGAGCGGCAACTTTTGAAGCCTGCGAATCTAAGACTCGTGGTTTCAAGTATTCAATTTATTCCAGAAAATCAAGGCTTCGAGAAATGGGCTAATTTTCCTAAGGAAAAAGAAAGATTTATTAGCCTATTAAAAAGAACCCATGCCAAAAATTTATTTATTTTGAGCGGAGATCGTCATCAGGGCTCTATTTCTAAGATGGATATCAATGGGTGGGGTCCCTTATTCGAAGTCACTTCAAGTTCGTTAAATAGGCCCAAGGTTTATGAGGAATCGGATCCCACTTACCTAGGGCCACTCGTTAAAACTGAAAATTTTGGACTTGCCCTGATTGATTGGCAAAAAAAGAGAATTCGTTTTGAGCTGAGAAACCTTCAAGGTGAAACTCTAAATAAAATCGAAACCAGCATAAAGTAA
- the rodA gene encoding rod shape-determining protein RodA, which translates to MELSVSYEEKTLFKRLDWNLILVIFALNIIGLINLYSATHGPNSKESESLFINQIVWLISGWSIFFIATLIDYGVVRKICFFIYFVNLLAIFYVDFFGKIALGAQRWIDFGFFRYQPSETMKLAMIMVLGKVLSSRNSYGKGMGFKELFGPLVLLIVPFILIMKQPDLGTAMMVTAISLTMILFTRVRKHILISGLILISISLPLAWKFVLHDYQKNRILTFLSPENDPRKTGYNALQSKYAVGSGQFFGKGFRKGTQSQLEFLPERHTDFIYSVLSEEHGFIGAVTTIGLFCILFFLILRIAYQSRDKFGAMICIGILSYIFWHMFVNMGMVIGLLPIVGVPLPLLSYGGSSMLTTMAGLGLVSSIAFRRYLF; encoded by the coding sequence GTGGAATTATCAGTTTCCTATGAAGAAAAGACATTATTTAAACGATTGGACTGGAACTTAATTCTGGTCATTTTCGCACTTAACATCATTGGCTTAATTAATTTATACAGCGCCACCCATGGGCCTAACTCCAAAGAATCCGAATCCTTATTTATTAATCAAATTGTTTGGTTAATCTCTGGCTGGAGTATCTTTTTCATTGCGACGTTGATCGATTATGGAGTGGTCAGAAAAATTTGTTTTTTTATCTATTTCGTAAATCTGTTAGCTATTTTTTACGTGGACTTTTTTGGTAAAATTGCCTTAGGAGCCCAGCGCTGGATTGACTTTGGCTTTTTTAGGTACCAGCCGTCCGAAACAATGAAGTTAGCGATGATTATGGTTTTGGGAAAAGTGCTTTCTTCAAGAAATTCCTATGGAAAGGGAATGGGGTTCAAAGAACTCTTTGGACCCTTAGTTCTTTTGATAGTTCCTTTTATTCTGATAATGAAACAACCCGATCTGGGGACCGCCATGATGGTAACGGCCATCAGCTTGACGATGATTCTATTTACCCGTGTTAGAAAACACATTCTGATAAGTGGCTTGATTCTTATTTCTATTTCTCTTCCTTTGGCTTGGAAGTTTGTTCTCCATGACTATCAGAAAAATAGGATTTTAACTTTTCTTTCTCCAGAGAATGATCCCAGAAAAACAGGCTATAATGCTTTACAATCAAAATATGCTGTGGGATCAGGGCAATTTTTTGGCAAGGGTTTTCGCAAGGGAACCCAGTCTCAACTCGAGTTCTTACCTGAACGGCATACTGATTTTATTTATTCCGTTTTAAGCGAAGAACATGGATTTATTGGTGCGGTAACAACTATTGGATTATTTTGTATTTTATTTTTTCTGATTCTCAGAATTGCCTATCAATCGAGGGATAAATTCGGCGCCATGATTTGTATAGGAATCCTCAGTTATATTTTCTGGCATATGTTTGTGAATATGGGAATGGTTATTGGATTGCTCCCTATCGTAGGAGTCCCATTGCCTTTGTTGTCCTATGGGGGCTCTAGCATGCTCACCACCATGGCTGGATTAGGCTTAGTGTCCAGCATTGCCTTTAGAAGATATCTTTTCTAG